A single Vulpes lagopus strain Blue_001 chromosome 3, ASM1834538v1, whole genome shotgun sequence DNA region contains:
- the NMRAL1 gene encoding nmrA-like family domain-containing protein 1 isoform X1, which translates to MADEKLVVVFGATGAQGGSVARTLLEDGTFRVRVVTRDPGQKAAKKLRLQGAEVVQGDQDDEASMELALTGAHAAFIVTNYWENCSQEQEVKQGKLLANVAKRLGLHYVIYSGLENIKKLTAGRLAAGHFDGKGEVEQYFRDIGVPMTSVRLSCYFENLLSYFLPQKAPDGKSYLLSLPVGDVPMDGISVTDLGPVVLSLLKMPEEYVGRNIGLSTCKHTAEEYAALLSKHTGKAVCDAKTTPEDYEKQGFPGARDLANMFRFYALKPDRDIDLTLRLNPKARTLDQWLEQHKGDFAGL; encoded by the exons GTGCTCAGGGAGGCTCCGTGGCCCGGACGCTTCTGGAAGATGGGACGTTTAGAGTTCGAGTGGTGACGCGggaccctgggcagaaggcagcaaaGAAGCTGAGGCTGCAGGGTGCAGAAGTGGTACAGGGAGACCAGGATGACGAGGCCAGCATGGAGCTGGCCCTGACTGGGGCGCATGCTGCCTTCATTGTGACCAACTACTGGGAGAACTGCAGCCAGGAGCAGGAGGTCAAGCAG GGAAAGCTGCTGGCCAACGTGGCCAAGCGCCTGGGCCTTCACTATGTGATCTACAGTGGCCTGGAGAACATCAAGAAGCTGACGGCCGGGAGACTGGCAGCAGGCCACTTTGATGGCAAAGGGGAGGTGGAGCAGTATTTCCGGGACATCGGAGTTCCCATGACCAGCGTGCGGCTGTCCTGCTATTTTGAGAACCTCCTCTCCTACTTCCTGCCCCAGAAAGCCCCCGATGGAAAGAGCTACTTGCTGA gcttgCCCGTGGGTGATGTGCCCATGGACGGCATATCTGTGACCGACCTGGGCCCTGTGGTGCTCAGCCTGCTGAAGATGCCAGAAGAATATGTTGGCCGGAACATTGGGCTCAGTACCTGCAAGCACACAGCAGAAGAGTATGCCGCTCTGCTCTCCAAGCACACTGGGAAGGCCGTGTGTGATGCCAAG ACGACCCCGGAGGACTACGAGAAGCAGGGCTTCCCAGGTGCCCGTGACCTGGCCAACATGTTCCGTTTCTATGCCCTGAAGCCTGACCGTGACATCGATCTGACCCTGAGGCTCAACCCCAAAGCCAGGACGCTGGACCAGTGGCTAGAGCAGCACAAAGGGGACTTTGCTGGGCTCTGA
- the NMRAL1 gene encoding nmrA-like family domain-containing protein 1 isoform X2, whose product MADEKLVVVFGATGAQGGSVARTLLEDGTFRVRVVTRDPGQKAAKKLRLQGAEVVQGDQDDEASMELALTGAHAAFIVTNYWENCSQEQEVKQGKLLANVAKRLGLHYVIYSGLENIKKLTAGRLAAGHFDGKGEVEQYFRDIGVPMTSVRLSCYFENLLSYFLPQKAPDGKSYLLNTEVLACAHVQVIGWCKHQLQTLEMCASTPLPPPQACPWVMCPWTAYL is encoded by the exons GTGCTCAGGGAGGCTCCGTGGCCCGGACGCTTCTGGAAGATGGGACGTTTAGAGTTCGAGTGGTGACGCGggaccctgggcagaaggcagcaaaGAAGCTGAGGCTGCAGGGTGCAGAAGTGGTACAGGGAGACCAGGATGACGAGGCCAGCATGGAGCTGGCCCTGACTGGGGCGCATGCTGCCTTCATTGTGACCAACTACTGGGAGAACTGCAGCCAGGAGCAGGAGGTCAAGCAG GGAAAGCTGCTGGCCAACGTGGCCAAGCGCCTGGGCCTTCACTATGTGATCTACAGTGGCCTGGAGAACATCAAGAAGCTGACGGCCGGGAGACTGGCAGCAGGCCACTTTGATGGCAAAGGGGAGGTGGAGCAGTATTTCCGGGACATCGGAGTTCCCATGACCAGCGTGCGGCTGTCCTGCTATTTTGAGAACCTCCTCTCCTACTTCCTGCCCCAGAAAGCCCCCGATGGAAAGAGCTACTTGCTGA ACACCGAGGTGCTGGCCTGTGCACATGTCCAGGTGATTGGCTGGTGCAAACACCAGCTTCAAACCCTTGAGATGTGTGCCagcacacccctcccccccccccaggcttgCCCGTGGGTGATGTGCCCATGGACGGCATATCTGTGA
- the NMRAL1 gene encoding nmrA-like family domain-containing protein 1 isoform X3: MADEKLVVVFGATGAQGGSVARTLLEDGTFRVRVVTRDPGQKAAKKLRLQGAEVVQGDQDDEASMELALTGAHAAFIVTNYWENCSQEQEVKQGKLLANVAKRLGLHYVIYSGLENIKKLTAGRLAAGHFDGKGEVEQYFRDIGVPMTSVRLSCYFENLLSYFLPQKAPDGKSYLLKATRKSARRQ; the protein is encoded by the exons GTGCTCAGGGAGGCTCCGTGGCCCGGACGCTTCTGGAAGATGGGACGTTTAGAGTTCGAGTGGTGACGCGggaccctgggcagaaggcagcaaaGAAGCTGAGGCTGCAGGGTGCAGAAGTGGTACAGGGAGACCAGGATGACGAGGCCAGCATGGAGCTGGCCCTGACTGGGGCGCATGCTGCCTTCATTGTGACCAACTACTGGGAGAACTGCAGCCAGGAGCAGGAGGTCAAGCAG GGAAAGCTGCTGGCCAACGTGGCCAAGCGCCTGGGCCTTCACTATGTGATCTACAGTGGCCTGGAGAACATCAAGAAGCTGACGGCCGGGAGACTGGCAGCAGGCCACTTTGATGGCAAAGGGGAGGTGGAGCAGTATTTCCGGGACATCGGAGTTCCCATGACCAGCGTGCGGCTGTCCTGCTATTTTGAGAACCTCCTCTCCTACTTCCTGCCCCAGAAAGCCCCCGATGGAAAGAGCTACTTGCTGA AGGCAACGAGAAAATCTGCCAGGAGGCAATGA